The Alphaproteobacteria bacterium genome includes a region encoding these proteins:
- a CDS encoding type VI secretion system baseplate subunit TssE — MALIKTGHNNKVAYRPLFDRFNAHSARVEDCFLLSRDDYLLSINAALSNLLNTRCHISEDDYNSLRPEDLTYGIPVLYGLPDFSYYDPMNHLSWQKLQRYIKNAIHLFEPRFDVSHIEVDHFNINTQVLTCKLEGWVNYAEKRELISYSVGMDTPNRSS, encoded by the coding sequence ATGGCTCTGATCAAGACAGGGCATAACAACAAAGTCGCATACCGACCCTTGTTTGATCGTTTTAATGCTCACTCTGCGCGAGTTGAGGATTGCTTTCTGCTTTCGCGTGATGACTATTTGTTATCTATCAATGCCGCCCTATCAAATTTGCTGAACACCCGTTGTCATATTAGTGAGGATGACTACAATTCATTGCGCCCAGAAGATTTAACTTATGGTATCCCCGTTTTATATGGATTACCCGACTTTTCATACTACGACCCCATGAACCATCTTTCCTGGCAAAAACTTCAACGCTACATCAAAAATGCCATTCACCTGTTTGAGCCTCGCTTTGACGTCAGCCACATTGAAGTGGACCATTTTAATATCAATACGCAGGTGCTGACGTGCAAACTTGAAGGTTGGGTCAATTACGCCGAAAAAAGAGAGTTAATTTCCTATTCGGTGGGTATGGATACGCCGAATCGCTCATCCTAA